One genomic window of Anguilla anguilla isolate fAngAng1 chromosome 13, fAngAng1.pri, whole genome shotgun sequence includes the following:
- the slc25a34 gene encoding solute carrier family 25 member 34, protein MTRPQLLELTSRDGRFGPHASCPPSPPAPPLALAPPVAPWPPVDFALGALACCGACVFTNPLEVVKTRLQLQGELRARGSYQRHYRGVLQALWVVGRTDGLRGLQKGLSAGLLYQGVMNGVRLGFYSYTEAAGLAAAPGGSLLAGATAGALGAFIASPAYLVKTHLQAQTVETIAVGHQHNHQGVSNAFATIYQREGLLGLWRGVNGAVPRVMVGSACQLATFSSAKEWVAQSQWFNPNSWLIALTAAMISGVAVTITMTPFDVISTRLYNQPVDELHRGRLYGGFLDCLLKVYQTEGLLGLYKGMGPVFVRLAPHTVLSMLFWDLLRQRAFRYYGGRAQN, encoded by the exons ATGACGAGACCCCAGCTCCTGGAACTTACCTCAAGGGACGGCCGGTTTGGGCCGCACGCCTCCTGCCCCCCGTCGCCCCCGGCGCCCCCTCTCGCGCTGGCGCCGCCGGTGGCGCCCTGGCCGCCGGTGGACTTCGCCCTGGGCGCGCTGGCGTGCTGCGGGGCCTGCGTCTTCACCAACCCCCTGGAGGTGGTGAAGAcgcggctgcagctgcagggcgAGCTGCGGGCCCGGGGCTCGTACCAGAGGCACTACCGCGGCGTGCTGCAGGCCCTGTGGGTGGTGGGCCGGACCGACGGGCTCCGCGGCCTGCAGAAGGGCCTCTCCGCCGGGCTGCTCTACCAGGGCGTGATGAACGGCGTGCGGCTCGGGTTCTACTCCTACACGGAGGCCGCCGGCCTGGCCGCAGCCCCCGGCGGGAGCCTGTTGGCGGGCGCCACCGCCGGAGCTCTGGGCGCCTTCATCGCCTCCCCTGCCTATTTG gtgAAGACTCATTTGCAGGCTCAGACAGTGGAAACCATCGCCGTGGGCCACCAGCACAACCAtcag GGCGTGTCGAACGCGTTCGCCACCATATACCAGcgggaggggctgctggggctGTGGCGGGGGGTGAACGGGGCGGTGCCCAGGGTCATGGTGGGGTCGGCGTGCCAGCTCGCCACCTTCAGCTCTGCCAAGGAGTGGGTCGCCCAGTCACAG TGGTTCAATCCAAACAGCTGGCTGATTGCCTTGACAGCTGCCATGATCAGTGGGGTTGCTGTGACGATCACCATGACGCCATTTGATGTCATCAGCACGCGACTCTACAACCAGCCTGTGGATGAGCTGCACAGG ggcCGCCTGTACGGTGGCTTCCTGGACTGCCTGCTGAAGGTGTACCAGACGGAGGGGCTCCTGGGGCTGTACAAGGGGATGGGCCCCGTGTTCGTCCGGCTGGCCCCTCACACCGTGCTCAGCATGCTCTTCTGGGACCTCCTGAGGCAGAGGGCGTTTCGGTACTACGGGGGGCGGGCTCAGAACTGA